TATCTAATGTCTAAAGCAAAAAAGAAGTGGTCCCAAAGTTTCTCTTCTGTCTTTGAGTATTGTTGGCAACCTAAAACAATATCTTCTTCGGTGCTATCTAACCTTCAAACAACGTTTTTGGATTTAAAAGGATATGATGAAAAAGGGTGCATCATATTTGGATGTGCAATTCATCGATGCATCATTCTCAGGAGAAGAGAcagctttttttttctataccaTTATAAGTTGATTGATTTTAGGAGTAAGATAGAATTTGTGTTAGTCTTTTGTCCAAAAGAGAGCAAAAATATGTGTTAGTGGACTTAGCATGTATTTGGTTCTGTTGTCTGGTGAAGGAAATTAGAATAAATTTTCGTGTTTACAGTAAAAGCAATTtcttatgagttttttttttctcttgcaGAGTCGAGCATACACTCGGTCTAAGTGACATATATGTTTTTGACACTTGTTCATGATCTTCTTGTTTAACCTCCTCATCCCTATATATTAACCTTTGTTTTGTATAACGTGACTCTTTTATAAACATTGTTGTAATGATCGAAAACATATGCTAATAACACATGCTAGTATATATGGTATGTGCTCGACATTAtcaagataaaatatatatcaCTTGCTAAATAAGTCCTttgttattcttaatttttcaatattttaaaagtacTTTAACTATACACCTATAGGTCggtaataatatataatttgggATGATCTCCACTTCCAAACTGAATTGTTACTCCACATTAATGATCACCATGAATAAAATGATCTAATTAATTAATCTTAAATGATAAGCAGCTATTTATGGAGAAATAGATTGTAGTTACGTGACTAATCTAAGGGACTCATAACAGTCCACTTAAAGGATATCATCTCATTAACCTACAAATATTCACTCAATCTATCTTATCTAATATTTTAAACTCTCATAGTACAGAAAACTTAGTTGTACTCCTACTGACCTAAGCATTGCagaattattttcaaataaatcttTCATTTACTGTTGAAGACTAACTGGAACTCAATCTCAAAAGACAATGCATACTCTTCGAGTTACACTTCCTAACTCATTTATAATAAGAACAAATACAATATCCAACTAATTTATATCCATCCAATTTCatgaaaaactcaaacttagttaagaaacattaaatatattttgtattaaaaaaaataatcttgaaaattaatacataagatatttttaaaaataatatattatattataataaaataataatttattaagtgTGAAAATGAATGTAATGGgtaaattttatttaacaaaaatgTTTCTTTGTTAAACTAGTTTAATCTTGAATTCATTGTCGTGTGTATGATTGATCATTTACAGGTGATTCAGTAGTTGGAATATGTTATTAGTTACTTGATTTTAGCGTCCCATCAGTACCTTTTGGCCATATTTCTTATTTTGGCTCAAGTATAATAAGGTTCCAAAACTATTTTTAACCCAATAatcaaaaagagaaagttgTTTATGCAATGATTGTCTTCTTCATTTTAGATTAATGATActcacattttttttacataaccaCTTTATAaccttaatattattaatatatatttttcataaatttatttttaagataataataaGTTTTCCATTTTTTATACAATCAAAAATACAACTcttcaatatattattttaatattttttcatataatttaatttcaaatttatcatttattatatatttatttttaaatcatcACATCAaaattttttatacaactttaaaaattgtaaaagtattattttatttttttaatatatatttatatctaaatttatCACATTAGTGATATATAACTCAACTCTAAAGAATCATGATATTTTGACAATCGTATTTCATCCCACAactgtaataaataaataaaaaccttAAGAAAAATACacgtaaataattaaaatataatatttattgataacattttcttaaaaaaaaaagtaggagTGTTGCAAATCAATTCAAAGAACAAAGGTGGGAGAGTGTTGCAAAAACAGGTGGCAGAGTGTTTGCCCCCGGATCCAGCGACATGATTACAACAATAATAGCTACACATGCTAAATCACCTAACATCTGTGAACTGGATCCAAAGCCTAACACAGAAGTAGCTCAAGAATATCAATGAAAATCTGACCAACCAAATTGCAAATTGCAAATAGCAAGGAATTGAGGTTACAGTAAAAGCCCTAGGATTCTACACTGTTGGATTCTTCATCAAGAAAAGGGTAGTCACTGTACCCAACAAGAGGATCAGAATTCAGGTGATAGAATGTGAGGCGATTATACTTGTTGAGAGGAGCATTGAGAGCAAATCTCTTTGGCAAATCTGGATTAGCCAAGAACAAACGACCATAGGCAATGAGATCAGCTCTGTTTTCAGCAATGGCTCTGTTCCCATCTTCACGGTCATACCCTCCAGCAGCAATAAAAGTGCCATTGAAAGCCTTCCTCATAGGCGTCAAGTTTTCATCTGGACCTCCAACACTTCCTACTCTGGGTTCCACCGCGTGACAGTACACAATGTTGAACTTGTTCAGTGCATTCACCATGTAAAGCCCCAGTTGCAGGGGATTTGAGTCTCCAGACTCCGAAAAGTCTGCAAAAGGTGATAACCTGATTCCAACTCTATCAGCCCCTACCTCATCCACAACAGCTTCAACAACCTCCAGAGGAAGCCGGCACCGGTTCTCCAGAGATCCACCGTATTGATCTGTTCGGTCATTCACCTTGTCTTTCAAAAATTGATCAAGTAGATAGCCATGTGCCCCATGGACCTCAACCCCATCAAAACCTACAATTTGCACAACCACAGACTTTGTGAAATAATGATAAGAGGATGTTCTGAATCATTTTGCTGCTAATAAAATCTAGCAACTATAAACATTGACACTGACACTCTGATACGACCTAAATACAGTATACATGAATACATGTATAATCTCTTAAATATAGAATATTAGatacagatctatatattatataactatGAATATAATTATGAATGATCTAAATTggtaataaagatttatgtgtctaagtatatttcaatttttttaaacacagataaatgtttttcattggtttaaaatatttattttttatttttataattatactaaaaatttatacgataaatttaagtttttaaaaaattaatatattttttatttttaaaattataataaaattattagaaatctaacaaatatttattaaattttacacATCACATATACAAGTCCGACAAATGTGTATTATGTTACCGATATGTGTATTATGGTATCCGAGTCACGTCACTTAAGAGAAGTGTTTAAGAGAAAGAGAAGTGTTTAAGAGAAGTGTTTGAGCATTATAGAATGAAATAACTTACCAGCTTCGATGGCATTCCTCGCAGCAAGTCTGAAGTCATTGATAATACCAGGAATTTCATCGGTCCTGAGTCGGCGTGGGGGCGTATGTTCGGTATGTCCAAGGCCGTCAACTCGAGGTGTTGGCGAGATTCCCTTGTCCGTAG
The sequence above is a segment of the Phaseolus vulgaris cultivar G19833 chromosome 2, P. vulgaris v2.0, whole genome shotgun sequence genome. Coding sequences within it:
- the LOC137810358 gene encoding putative 12-oxophytodienoate reductase 11 yields the protein MAATAAATAPSHQPTPLLTPYKMGKFNLSHRVVLAPLTRERSYKNVPQPHAVLYYSQRTSNGGLLIAEATGVSDTAQGYPETPGIWTKEQVEAWKPIVDAVHAKGGIFFCQIWHVGRVSNTGYQPNGQAPISSTDKGISPTPRVDGLGHTEHTPPRRLRTDEIPGIINDFRLAARNAIEAGFDGVEVHGAHGYLLDQFLKDKVNDRTDQYGGSLENRCRLPLEVVEAVVDEVGADRVGIRLSPFADFSESGDSNPLQLGLYMVNALNKFNIVYCHAVEPRVGSVGGPDENLTPMRKAFNGTFIAAGGYDREDGNRAIAENRADLIAYGRLFLANPDLPKRFALNAPLNKYNRLTFYHLNSDPLVGYSDYPFLDEESNSVES